The following proteins are encoded in a genomic region of Pseudodesulfovibrio mercurii:
- the nifK gene encoding nitrogenase molybdenum-iron protein subunit beta, protein MALLRHTPVEVMERKSLTINPAKTCQPIGAMYAALGIHGCLPHSHGSQGCCAYHRSALTRHYKEPVSASTSSFTEGASVFGGHANLLQAINNIFTVYDPEVIAVHTTCLSETIGDDLNQIFDKAQKEGKVPAGKTLVGASTPSYVGSHVTGFSNMVKSMAMLAEPSGHKSHKVNVIPGWVEPSDMGEIKRLCAMVGVDITLFPDTDGVLNAPLTGEYKMFPDGGVTIEELKKTGDALGTLALGEWCSADAARWLDAKCKVPCTVLDMPFGLAATDRFIDVLRTVAGVSVPESVNLERGQLVDMISDMHQYFYGKRVAIWGDPDQLISMCEFLVSLDMQPVYVVTGTPGKAFERRIKEICEGQPFEVKVKAKGDMFLMHQWIKNEPVDLLIGNTYGKYIARDEDIPLLRWGFPILDRQGHQYFPTVGYKGGLRLLEKILDLLLDRKDRDDPETKFELVL, encoded by the coding sequence ATGGCATTACTCAGACATACCCCCGTTGAAGTGATGGAGCGCAAGTCGCTGACCATCAATCCGGCCAAGACGTGCCAGCCCATCGGCGCCATGTACGCCGCGCTCGGCATCCACGGCTGCCTGCCGCACTCCCACGGCTCCCAGGGCTGCTGCGCCTACCACCGCTCGGCCCTGACCCGGCACTATAAGGAGCCCGTGTCCGCGTCCACCAGCTCGTTCACGGAAGGCGCGTCCGTCTTCGGCGGCCACGCCAACCTGCTCCAGGCGATCAACAACATCTTCACGGTCTACGACCCGGAAGTGATCGCCGTGCACACCACCTGCCTGTCCGAGACCATCGGCGACGATCTGAACCAGATCTTCGACAAGGCTCAGAAGGAAGGCAAGGTCCCGGCCGGCAAGACCCTGGTCGGCGCCTCCACCCCGAGCTACGTGGGCTCCCACGTGACCGGCTTCTCCAACATGGTCAAGTCCATGGCCATGCTGGCCGAGCCCTCGGGCCACAAGAGCCACAAGGTCAACGTCATCCCCGGCTGGGTCGAACCCTCCGACATGGGCGAGATCAAGCGGCTGTGCGCCATGGTCGGCGTGGACATCACCCTGTTCCCGGACACCGACGGCGTGCTCAACGCCCCCCTGACCGGCGAATACAAGATGTTCCCCGACGGCGGCGTGACCATCGAGGAACTCAAGAAGACCGGCGACGCGCTCGGCACCCTGGCCCTCGGCGAATGGTGTTCGGCAGACGCCGCCCGCTGGCTCGACGCCAAGTGCAAGGTCCCGTGCACCGTGCTGGACATGCCCTTCGGCCTGGCCGCCACCGACCGCTTCATCGACGTCCTGCGCACCGTGGCCGGCGTGTCCGTGCCCGAGTCCGTGAACCTCGAGCGCGGCCAGCTGGTGGACATGATCTCCGACATGCACCAGTACTTCTACGGCAAGCGCGTGGCCATCTGGGGCGATCCGGACCAGCTCATCTCCATGTGCGAGTTCCTGGTCTCCCTGGACATGCAGCCCGTCTACGTGGTCACCGGCACCCCGGGCAAGGCCTTCGAGCGCCGCATCAAGGAGATCTGCGAAGGCCAGCCCTTCGAGGTCAAGGTCAAGGCCAAGGGCGACATGTTCCTGATGCACCAGTGGATCAAGAACGAGCCGGTCGACCTGCTCATCGGCAACACCTACGGCAAGTACATCGCCCGGGACGAAGACATCCCGCTGCTGCGCTGGGGCTTCCCCATCCTGGACCGCCAGGGCCACCAGTACTTCCCGACAGTCGGCTACAAGGGCGGACTCAGGCTTCTCGAGAAGATCCTGGATCTGCTGCTGGATCGTAAGGACCGCGACGATCCGGAGACGAAATTCGAACTCGTCCTGTAG